From the genome of Candidatus Krumholzibacteriia bacterium, one region includes:
- the tpiA gene encoding triose-phosphate isomerase, which produces MQRRKLIAANWKMNKRVPEAVAFAGALRPLLPALSRCDLLIFPSFFCVRPLVDALSGTAAAVGAQDLYWEAEGAFTGEVSVAMLIDAGATHVLVGHSERRHVLGESDDVVGRKLHAALDGGLTPVLCVGETLPEREAGREREVVERQLVAAFEGRSVADAGRTVVAYEPVWAIGTGRTATPDDAEAMHRAIRAWLGGRFGPQTAAAARIQYGGSAKPENAAELLEREEIDGLLVGGASLDARSFAAIAAAAAGA; this is translated from the coding sequence ATGCAGCGACGCAAGCTCATCGCAGCAAACTGGAAGATGAACAAGCGCGTGCCCGAGGCGGTGGCCTTCGCCGGCGCATTGCGGCCGTTGCTCCCCGCGCTCTCCCGCTGCGACCTGCTGATCTTCCCGTCCTTCTTCTGCGTGCGTCCGCTCGTCGATGCGCTGTCTGGCACAGCGGCCGCGGTGGGTGCTCAGGATCTATACTGGGAGGCGGAGGGTGCCTTCACCGGCGAGGTTTCTGTAGCGATGCTGATCGATGCCGGCGCGACCCACGTGCTGGTGGGGCATTCCGAGCGCCGCCACGTGCTGGGCGAGAGCGATGACGTGGTGGGACGCAAGCTGCACGCGGCACTGGACGGCGGACTGACGCCGGTTCTGTGCGTGGGCGAGACCCTCCCGGAACGCGAGGCCGGGCGCGAGCGCGAAGTGGTGGAGCGCCAGCTGGTGGCCGCCTTCGAGGGCCGTTCGGTGGCGGATGCCGGGCGTACGGTCGTTGCCTACGAGCCGGTGTGGGCCATCGGGACCGGCCGCACCGCCACCCCGGACGACGCGGAGGCGATGCACCGCGCCATTCGTGCCTGGCTGGGCGGCCGCTTCGGGCCCCAAACCGCCGCCGCCGCGCGTATCCAGTACGGCGGGAGTGCGAAGCCGGAGAACGCGGCCGAACTCCTGGAGCGGGAGGAAATCGACGGGCTGCTGGTGGGCGGCGCGAGCCTGGACGCGCGCTCCTTTGCCGCCATCGCGGCAGCGGCAGCGGGTGCTTGA
- a CDS encoding phosphoglycerate kinase, whose amino-acid sequence MKKLSIRDCDVKGKRVLARVDFNVPLDSDHNITDDTRIVESLPTIRDVVDRGGRLILMSHLGRPRGQREPGLSLAPAARRLAELVKNPLRFVNDCVGEDVRQKVATLKDGEILLLENLRFHAGEEENSPAFAKELAALGDVYVNDAFGTAHRAHASTAGVAEYIPVRAAGFLMEKELKALGDALNAPNRPFVAVLGGAKIAGKIDLIKSLLDRVDVLLIGGGMMFTFFKASGLETGKSIVDERYLPMCKELLARTRPGRSRLLLPVDTVVAEAPDDGAPAREVSIADIPEDWYGLDIGPKSMDLFKTQILSARTVFWNGPMGMFEKPSFAEGTKAVARAIADATDRGATTIVGGGDSVAAINLMGIANRYTHISTGGGASLEFMEGRALPGVEALCDVAEVTG is encoded by the coding sequence ATGAAGAAACTCTCCATTCGTGATTGTGACGTCAAGGGCAAGCGCGTGCTGGCGCGCGTCGACTTCAACGTTCCGCTCGACAGCGACCACAACATCACCGACGACACGCGCATCGTGGAATCACTCCCCACCATCCGCGACGTGGTGGACCGCGGCGGCCGGCTCATTCTCATGAGCCACCTGGGGCGCCCGCGCGGGCAGCGGGAGCCCGGGCTGAGCCTGGCGCCGGCGGCGCGCAGGCTGGCGGAGCTGGTGAAGAACCCGCTGCGCTTCGTGAATGATTGCGTCGGCGAAGACGTGCGCCAGAAGGTCGCAACGCTGAAGGACGGCGAGATCCTGCTGCTCGAGAACCTTCGCTTCCACGCCGGCGAGGAGGAGAACTCGCCAGCGTTCGCAAAGGAACTGGCGGCACTGGGCGACGTCTACGTGAACGACGCGTTCGGGACCGCGCATCGCGCGCACGCTTCGACCGCCGGGGTGGCGGAGTACATACCCGTTCGCGCGGCGGGGTTCCTCATGGAGAAGGAGCTCAAGGCGCTGGGCGACGCCCTCAACGCGCCCAACCGTCCCTTCGTGGCGGTGCTGGGCGGTGCGAAGATTGCGGGCAAGATCGACCTCATCAAGTCGTTGCTCGACCGCGTCGACGTGCTGCTAATTGGCGGCGGAATGATGTTCACCTTCTTCAAGGCCTCCGGCCTGGAGACGGGCAAGAGCATCGTCGACGAGCGTTACCTGCCCATGTGCAAGGAGCTGCTGGCGCGCACCAGGCCCGGCCGCTCGCGCCTGCTGCTGCCGGTGGATACCGTGGTGGCGGAAGCGCCGGATGATGGTGCGCCGGCACGCGAGGTCTCCATCGCCGATATCCCGGAGGACTGGTACGGGCTGGATATCGGACCCAAGAGCATGGACCTGTTCAAGACGCAGATTCTCTCCGCGCGCACGGTATTCTGGAACGGCCCCATGGGCATGTTCGAGAAGCCGAGTTTCGCCGAGGGCACCAAGGCGGTGGCGCGCGCCATCGCCGACGCCACCGATCGCGGGGCGACCACCATCGTGGGCGGCGGCGACAGCGTCGCGGCCATCAACCTGATGGGAATCGCAAACCGCTACACGCACATCTCCACCGGCGGCGGCGCCTCGCTGGAGTTCATGGAGGGAAGGGCCCTGCCCGGCGTGGAGGCGTTGTGCGACGTGGCCGAGGTCACGGGCTAG
- the gap gene encoding type I glyceraldehyde-3-phosphate dehydrogenase yields the protein MAIKVAINGFGRIGRLVFRHLFNDPGYDIVAVNDLTSPQILAHLLKYDSVHGRFPGEVTATETGIQVGKEKFEVLSERDPSKLPWQKLGVDVAIESTGLFTKRDDAAKHLAAGAKRVMISAPATDPDVMIVMGVNDDQFDGEKHKIISTASCTTNCLAPVAKVIHDSFGIKRGFMTTIHAYTNDQRILDQPHKDLRRARAAAVSMIPTTTGAARAVSKVLPELKGRLDGMAVRVPTSDGSLVDLTFETEKDASIEAINAAVRDAARGKMKKIIEYTEDPIVSVDVIGNPHSAVFDAKSTMAVGDRFFKVLAWYDNEFGYSGRMVDMLRLIGR from the coding sequence ATGGCGATCAAGGTTGCGATCAACGGCTTTGGCAGAATTGGTCGGCTCGTATTTCGGCACCTGTTCAACGACCCCGGCTACGACATCGTGGCGGTCAACGATCTCACCAGTCCGCAGATCCTGGCGCACCTGCTCAAGTACGATTCTGTCCACGGCCGTTTCCCGGGCGAGGTGACGGCGACGGAGACGGGAATCCAGGTGGGCAAGGAGAAGTTCGAGGTACTCTCCGAGCGCGACCCGTCAAAGCTGCCGTGGCAGAAGCTGGGTGTGGACGTTGCCATCGAGTCGACCGGACTGTTCACCAAGCGCGACGACGCGGCCAAGCACCTTGCCGCGGGTGCGAAGCGTGTCATGATTTCGGCGCCGGCCACCGATCCCGACGTCATGATCGTGATGGGTGTGAACGACGACCAGTTTGACGGCGAGAAACACAAGATCATCTCCACCGCGTCCTGCACCACCAACTGCCTGGCGCCGGTTGCCAAGGTGATTCATGACAGTTTCGGCATCAAGCGCGGGTTCATGACCACCATTCATGCCTACACCAACGACCAGCGCATCCTCGACCAGCCGCACAAGGATCTGCGGCGGGCGCGTGCGGCTGCGGTGTCGATGATTCCCACCACCACGGGTGCGGCGCGCGCCGTTTCCAAGGTGCTGCCGGAGTTGAAGGGGAGGCTGGATGGGATGGCGGTGCGCGTACCCACCTCGGACGGATCGCTGGTGGACCTGACGTTTGAGACGGAGAAGGACGCCTCCATCGAGGCCATCAACGCGGCCGTCCGCGATGCGGCCAGGGGAAAGATGAAGAAGATAATCGAATACACCGAGGATCCCATCGTCTCGGTGGACGTCATTGGCAACCCGCATTCGGCGGTGTTCGACGCAAAGTCCACCATGGCGGTGGGGGATCGCTTCTTCAAGGTGCTCGCCTGGTATGACAACGAATTCGGCTACTCGGGCCGGATGGTGGATATGCTCCGTCTCATAGGACGGTGA